AATAAAGATAAACGCTTTTTATTATATGAAAGATAGCAACGAAACTTACAGAGTTTCAATGAACCTAATCTATCATCCTAAATTTCCAGAGGAAGAATGGCAGGACATTCTGATGCATTCGTTTCTCATCTTAAACAGTATTAACATTGAATCAAAAACAAAGTGAACAAACAGTCCTATTGGAAAAAGTTATCTATGAATCAATACGAAGTTATACTCAATCAAGTCATCGGGAAACATAAATATCTTTTTGGCAAATCGGCAAATGTAACCATACCGTTTGAAGGCCAGAAAAAAACTCAAAAGAACATTCGTCTTTTCGATTGGTTTCATATGAGTAAAAACAAAAGAATCGATTTCTATGATCGATTCGGTGACATTGAAGAAGAGAATGTTCTAGGTAAATACATTATCGATAATGGTGACGATGAAATATTTGCACCAGAACTACGCGAAGGAGTTATTCCTTTTGCTTTTATTGTCGATGATGGAGCCTCGGGGAACGATTACCAAGTGGAAGGAATTTTGATGATCGACCTACGGGTTGCAAAACGTCCTGTTCTTATTGCTGAAGTAGACGGTACAATTGATGGACAAACACCATTTCAAATTGTATCGTTTGAATCTTTAAATATATCCTCAGGTAAAATCAAAGTAGATGAGTGAGACTGCAAAAGGAAAAATATATGCACGAAAAAGCAGATAAACAGGAGTTCATTTTCAAGTTTCTAAAACATATAAAACTTGGTACCGATGATGAGCTAATATTTTTTAATGCAAAAACTTCTCACATCTATTTTGCTGGTTGGGTCTTTTTGTTTGTTTCGATCACCAGCATTTTTCTATTTCCTAAATATTTTACATTTTACCAAGATTTCTTGAAATTTGATCTATTTAATAAAATGGGTTTAAATCAAGAAAACGTTAAACTACTAGTATTCATATTGTCATTTCTTACTTTTGTGAAATCTTACTCAATTTGGATTCAAAGGAAAGAACTTTTGGAAAGTCTATACGGTTTACGAATTCTTTTGGATTACATGAGAGTGGATGAAGTTTCTTTTTTTCAAAACGTTAAACAAATTTTTCCAAATTTAGAAGACTTTGAAATTGCAGACTTTACTAAAGCAGTTTTTGCGAGTAAATTAATTATCAAATAAGATATTTCTTCCGTTACTGTTTAACGATGAAAAAAGTATTACTCCTACTTGCAAAAGGTTTCGAATCATTTGAAGCTAGTGTTTTCATCGATGTCATTGGTTGGAATCTTGTTGATGGAGACAATTCAACAAAACTTTATACCTGCGCTTTCAAAAAGGAAGTCGAAGGCTCGTTTGGTGTTAAACTCAATGCGGATTACCAAATTTGCGAAGTGAACATAAATGAATTCGACGCTTTAGCAATTCCTGGAGGATTTGAAGAATACGGTTTCTATGAAGAGGCTTATCATCCAGAATTTCTAGAGTTGATTCGACATTTTGACAAACAAGATAAAATCATTGCTTCTATTTGTGTCGGGGAATTGCCCATCGCCAAGTCAGGTGTCTTAAATCAAAGAATGGCAACAACATACAATCATAAAGAAAGTATCAGGCAAAACCAACTTGCAAAACTTGGAGCCATTGTACAAAATTCTCCGATAGTCATAGATAAAACATCATTACAAGTTGGAGTCCAGCGACAGCAATAGGTGTTGCTTTACTTCTTTTGAAATTGTTAACTTCAGAAGAAAATGCGAATTATATCAAAGAAATAATGGGATTTTAGAATTGATTGTTTAGAAATAGAACTTTAAATCAGCATAACAACGGAAATCGGAGATCATATTTGATGTTAGTTCCAATAAGATTAAAAAGAAACATTATCCTTTCAGCTGTAGTTTTAGCTCTGATTTCTTGTTCCAGTTTTCCGATAGGTTCTGGTTATACTTCTAAACCAAATACAATAGTTTATTCAAAACCAGACGACAAAAGTACAATTGTTTCTGAATTAAAAAAAGACTCTCACTTTAACATCATTACATATAATTATTTTAAAAGTAATCAAAAAGGAAAGTTATGGCATAAAATAAAACAGGAAAACGTTGTAGGCTATATTGAAGAAAATGTTGGAGACAACTCTAATTCACCAACACAATTATTTCTTACAACAAACGAACCTATCTATGGATTCGTTGTTGCCTCTTCCTTAGTGTTGCGAAGCCAGCCGAATACTACTAGTGCTGCCATTGAAAAACTTGCTACAAAAGAGATCGTTAGTGTCATAGAAGAAGGAAAAAACTCAGTTATTGTAAATGGAAAAACGGGAAGCTGGGCCAAAGTAAAAACAAAAAATAATAATGTAGGTTTTGTATTCACTCCATATTTGATGCTTAGCAAATCACCAGACAATTTCGTAATTGGCGAAGATATTGAATCAAAAGAAAAAGGTTGGGCTTATACTACAACTTTTCCCAATACTGTTTATATAAAAAAACACGGAAAGTTATATCCTGTAGAAAATGACCAAGTTTCTGAAAATGAATTCTATTTACTTGATTCAAGATATATCACAAAAGATGGTAAGGTATTCTTTCATATTTACAAACAAACTGGAAGAAAAGCAGATTGGTATTCTGAAATTGAAGTTGAATACTCTACAGATTGTTACATTTCTTCAAACCATGTAAAGGTTTCTGATCGATACGCTGTATTATATTCTCAATTCAAAGAATCAGATAAAAAGAAACGTAAACTAATTGAATTTTTAGATCAACAAAGCGGAGAGGAAATAGATCCTGCAAAGTCTGACTTCTATACATTTATTTCAAAAAAAGAAAAATATCATGTTATTATCACTTCAACTAAAAGTGAATTTGAGGATTGTCGTGATTGTTTTTATGGTGATGATTATAATTTAGTTTTTGTTTTTCATGAAAAAGATAATCAGTTCAAAAAAATATTCTCTTCTGGTGGATCTCGAAGCGCAAGTTTTGGGGAAACAAATAAAAATTTCTATATTACGATCGCAACTAGCCCTCTCCCCGAAGGAGATGAGTCTCCTAGTACCATCAAATCCAGCAAATATAAATTCAATGGAACAAATTTCGATTTAGAATCTGAGGAAAAAAATTAACGATTCTACTCAATCGATAGTCGATATATTCTTTATTTCATTTAATTTCCGTTCTGGATCTTTTGAAAAGCCACACAAGTAGGGACAGTTTCAATCTTTCCTTCTTGTAAGTCCTTACAGCTAAACAACAAAATTTGTTTATGGCATTCCTTATATGCGGTTTGTATCGCAAACGGATCTGCACCGATCAGTTTATATGCATTACTTTCGCGAAATCGCTTTTGGCATTGCGCTTCATCCAGTCTGCCTTCGGTAAATTTTTTTAGATTTTCAGGAATGGATTTCCATTCCTTGTCAGCACACTCTCTATACTTTGCACAAATTTCAGATGTTAAACTTAAAGATTCATTCTGCCATTCTAAGTTTACGATCCCTTTATCTTTTTTACAGGATACAGTTGTTACTACAACTAAGATAGAAAAGAAGCTAAGAATTCTATTTTTTTTATTCAATTTAAGAAGAGAAAGATAAGTTTTGCCGTTATTCGTAGTTCGCATATCATTTGTTGTTACTCGGGATTTATGCGTAGTGCGTATATTTGCCGCAGCATTCATAAAAGATTTAATTGTATTTTCCATATCCTCTATAAAAACTTGGATGGTTATATACGCATTACGTATATTTCTCCAATAATTATTTGTGCTAACCGTATAACGTTTATTTCCCCAATTACGCATGTTATAAACATTGCGTTTAGTTCCCTCACCCAATTTTGGAAAAAGTATGTTTAGTAACTTCATAAAGCTTTTTGATTTTCCTTTGTTATTTTGAATTCTCAGTTGTTTCTTTTTTGCGAATCAGAATTTCAATTCGCTCTTCTTTGGCTTTTTTTTCTGGCGTATCTGAGTCTTTTGCTTTTTGGAACATAGCGTAACCTTGAACAGATACTTGTTCTTTAGGAATTCCATATTCGTTCACCATTTTCTCTGCAAGTAAAGAAGCTCGGTGTGAATGATAGTCCCATGAATTTTGAAATTTAGATTTATCTATTTGTGATTCATAAGGGATTTGAACACGAACGACTATATCAATATCCATTCCTTTTGATAAGATTGCCAATTGTTCAAAAGCAAACTTAAGATCAGGATCTGATTTTAATATATCATCAGATGCCAAATCAGAACCTGCAAAAATTAATTTGAGTTCTTCCGTTTCTGCAAGTCCCAATTTTAATTTTGCTTTTTCTCTAAGTGTTTTTAAAGCAAATCCAATTCGTTCCCATAGCCTAAATACTTGTGACTTAGGCTCCACTGTATCATCTTCCAAAATTCCCGATCCGCCGTCTAAAAGAGCACCAACAGAACTTACATTTAATCCAAACCCACGTTTAATATCTTTTGCTACTTCCGTTAGGCGGTTGGCATCGACTTTACTAATTGCATACAATATAATAAATAGTCCCAATAATAAAGTGATCATGTCGGCGTAGGTCAACAACCAACGATCATGGGCTTCTATATGTTCTTCTTCTTTTGACAAAAACCTGGAACGTCTTCTCATGTTTCCTCTTTCAGGGTGGGAAATGCTTTATGTAAAAACTCCCATTCCTTTTCTTGGACTATCGCGTAAAACTCGTTAAACAGTTCTTGGTTTACAGGTAAAGTGGCATAGTAACCTTGCTCTACTTTTTTGAACAAGGGATAAACTCCAAGCAATCTTGACATCATGGCAGCAGGTTTTATGATATATGCACTTACTGGTTTATGTGCTAATTCATAAAATTTTTTAAGGTTAAAAAGTACAACCTCTAATTGTTTTCTCCGTGTATCACGTTGGTCTAACTCGCAAAATAACGAAAAATACTCTTCTTGGCTGATTTCCTTTCCCGATTCCCAACCTTTAGTGAGAAGAAGTTCTGCCATTTGGATATCCAATTCATCTGTTATTTTGTTAAGTTCCATGAGACGTTCGACGTTCTCTCTTGTCCCTTCCTTCATCATGTTCTTAACTTTATCATACGTAGTAAAAGCTAACGTTTCCCATTCTTCCTTTCCATCCAAATTATACACAGTTTCAAAAAAGAATTTTGCCATCCCGATTGTTTCGTTTCGGTGAAAAAAATCATAATAGTAAAGATGAAATCGATCCACTTGAATGCGAACGATTTCCCTTCTAGCCAGTGCGACTTCTTCCGTCAATTGGTGTTTCATTTCCGCTTAGTTTGCAGTTAATCCCAAAAGATAAGAAGGGAATCCTTGTTGGTCACGTTCAAATGGTGCAATTGAAAACTGATTGGGTATGGAAACAATTTCATGATAGAACTTGTATGTGGAACGAAATAAAATTTTTGGCGTCGCAGATTCTTTTGGTGTATAATAAAATTTTACTCCATAACGAAAGTTATTTGCCCATCCTTCTTTTGTAACTTCTAACAATGGATAATCAGCTGGAATTTTTTTGTTTTGGACAACATTAAAAACAATATCACCTTTTTTATACAGTCGAACTCCTTGAGTTTCTCCCGCCAAACGAACAGTACCAGCTTCTGGAAATGATAGGGAAAGGTAGGTCAAACTAACATAGTTTCCACGATTCTTTAGTTGTAAAGTTACAAGTGATTCGTGCCCAGTCTCAAATTTTGGAGATACTTCTAAAGATACAAAAGATGGAACCGGTTGCATGGGAAGGTTTGGAATCATCTCCCAACCGTTAAAAACGAATTCTTGAGAGTAATTTGGATTAGTTGGAAAGATTCGAAAGGATTTATCTTTATTATTGTACTCAAAGTCTACTCGTTTACTTCTTTTTAATTCTTCGTGTTCTTTGAGTTGAAACCCGTCCCATATTTTTTTGCCTTTTCGGTATCCCATAGGAACGGAGAATAAACCTAACGGTGGTTCTTCGGCCAATACTTCAATAAAGACGGAATTAAAATTGTCTCCCGGGAGTTCAGATAGTACAATCCGGCGTAGACAATCACCAGCAAAGGAAACTCTCTCTTTTCCAGGTGCTGATCCAGGAACCCAAGTTTTGAGTTTCGCATCGTAAAACATCGCACCTAAATTCTGCAAAAAGAATTCTAACTTCCATTGAAAGATCCAACTCGATCCATCCTTTCGAAAAGCTGCTAGAACCTCGCTTGTCCCTGACTGAAACAACACCAATGTTTCCATTTCGGGAGTTTCATCCAAATTGATCTGTTTTTGGCCCAAAACACGAACAACTTGGCCAGTATCGCTGCCATAGACGGCTTGTCGAATTTCGGAATCGGAAGGAACTTCCTTTTGTGAACAGGATACGAAAGAAACGGATGCAAAAAGTAAAGTGACTGTAATTCGAAACAAAATGGATAAATTCATAGGAATTCTTTCATTTCAGCACAGCAAAACTCCAATTCAACCTTTTTTGCTTTTCCTTTCTCAGTCCTGTGTTTTACTCGTCTAAGTATTAAGAATTGGGGACGACATTGGTTTCGACTGTTGTTGGCTTGGATTCAGTGGCACGTAGGGGTGAGGGACCTCTTAAAAACCTTCAAAACAATAACTGCAAATAACGAATTTGCTCTAGCAGCTTAATTTTAAGCTCTACGGTTTCATTGGCTGTTTCCTTAGGTGGCCAAGAAACCGACACCTCTCTAAGGACCTTTCGGATTTGTCGCCCGCTTCGAACCGGATTGAACTTTAAGTAGGATAGGAATTAGTCCCCCGTTTGTAGGGTAAGTCTTTCCGAAATTTATTTGCAAACTAAACGTGTAGAAGCTGCATTTGAGGATGATAGGACCCGGGTTCGACTCCCGGCGTCTCCAAAGTTTCGGCATTCGCTTCTCTCATTCGCCGGGTCCTCCGTAGCCAGAGCTCCCGCCCGCAGCCATCCCTTAAGTGCTTTTCGAAGCAAACACTTCCACTTGGTTATTAGCTAAAGTATATAAATGTTTAGTTGGTTTTGAAAGTGATATTCGTTTAATTCGAGGGAAACGTTGCGCTTCGGCACTGCCTGCCTAGCTTGGTCTACGACCGCTAACGCCTTCTCCGAAGGCTCAGCTACGAGGAACGTCGTCTCCCCTAGTTCGATATTTGCCGAGAATCAAACTTCCGATCTACTTTCAATTTAATCTTGGTAAGTGTACCTTGTGGTATTGGTTCTATAGATATTACCATTTCTCCAAATTCTTTTTTCTTCTAAGATGGTATCACCTTTCAAAATTGGTAAGTTTGTTTCTCCCTCTTTTGGTGTGGCATAAAAGATAAATGTTTTTGGAGCTATCCACTGGAAAGCCATTCTCATATCATCAAAAACATGAAATTCGGATTTTGATAAATCAAATACATATTTTGTGCGAACAAATCCCGTACCAGCATCGAACACTAGAAATAAATTTTGTGGTGAGACGGATTCAAAATAACACATATGCATGTGAATTTGTTTACTGAGATTCTTCAAAAGCACTCGGCGAAGATTCAAATCGTATACAATTCCTTCGTATACATCCTCGTTATTTTCTAAGATAATTAAAAGAAAATGTCCTTTTTGTTCTGTTTTAAAAACTTTCTGAAAGTGACTAGCAACTGGTATTGTGTCTATCAAATTTGAAGTTTTTTTATCGAAAATCCTTAAGTTTCCATCGTTCAGATCATATCCCAGTTGCGGAATTGTATTCTTGCCGGGAGGAAAACTTTCTGGATTTAAAAAAATATAATCTGAATAAACATATCCATCGGAATGGTTCAACGAACGAACTTTAGACCAATGCCTGTAATCAGAGTTGTCATTCGAAATTTCTTCCAGAACTGTGACCTTTGTATTTCTATCTAATTGTAGAATGACCTTTGATTTTTCACTTGGCTTTTCGCGCAACATCACCTTGTTCCCAGAAATATAAACGTCCTTTCCAGAACTACACATTGTGAGGCTAAAGAATATGATAAGTTTATAAATTCTTTGGATCATTTACTTTCAAAAATGAGCAACATATTATTTTAAAAATTCTAATCTTTAATTTGAATTAGTTTAAAGCCCAAAAATGAAATGAGACTATAAAATGGAATTAGAGCTAAATTATGCCAAGCAAGTATATGAGTGGACGTTTCATTAGGACAAAAAAATGAAATGCTAATTTGGGCAAATGCAAAAGGCAAAACATAAATGGAAAATTGGTATAAAATGGAAGGCTCAATAAATCCCTTTTTTAAATAAAAATTTAATAGGATCACCGGAATCATTGTGATCAAAAGAACCAATTCGACGCAACTCGAACCGTGGTTTTTAAACTCTTCCGAAAGAGATAAAAATAAACCCCTATCTAAAAATGAAACGGAAAAAACCAAATAACAGAACCAAATAACAAGTACTAAATTATAATACAGATAGTCATATCTTGATTGTTGTCCCGGAATATTTCTTTTAAATAAAACAAGCCCACAAAAAATAAAAATTGCCATTAAAGCAAGATTGGATCCCCAAAATTGTGGAATATTATACTGTCCTCGAATGATAATCGAAAAAAACAAAATCACAAACATACTTAGTAAAGAAATTAAAGTCCAAACCAGAAACCGATGCTCGGGACTTTTTAGTGGAGATACTTTTTTGTTGTCTTGCGTAAGAATTTTAATTAATTCTTCAGTTTTCATAATTTTCCTCCCGGACGAAGTCGAATGACTTTATAGATTCTATGTGCTGCCGTTTTGACTGCTGACTGGGACATGGACAAAATTTTTGCAGTTTCTGCAACAGACATTTTCTCCAATTTAAGCAACCGAAATATCAATCGCTGTTTTTCTGAAAGTTTAGTCAAAATTTCGTCAATACGTTCTTTCGAATCATCTTCTAAATGTATATTTTGATTCTCTGGTAAATATTCATTAGACAAGATGAATTCTTTCTTTTTCTTACGTTCCTTTTTTCGAATATAATCAATGATCTTATAATTTGCAATTGTAGACAACCAAGGTAAAAAAGATTTTTCAGGTAGGAAAGTATGTTTAGAAAGATGGACTGCTATTAGGATTTCCTGAAGAACATCTTCTCTGTCATCTGAATCAAATACTTTTACTGCTAATAGTGCCCTAAGAATCACACAAATTTCTTCCAACAATTTCTTATAAGATAATGAATCTCCCTCTTGGGCAGAACGCATCAAACCGGATAATTCATCCGATGAGATCCTATTCTTGGATTGTTTCAACACTCTTCAACTTTCGAATGTTCTCTTCATAAATCAATTTAATTATAAATAACAATTTTTTTTTCGCAGATGTAACTTTTTCAACTTTCAAACGAAAGAAAATACAAATCAAACGAGGAGTTTATTATGAATTACAAATCTGGGATACTTTTAGGTGCCGCAATCGCTGGACTTACTTTCACATCTTGTATGAGCGCAAAAACCCAAATGGCGGAAAAAGCAGAGGGTGAATGTCACGGTATCAATGCTTGCAAAGGTCAGGGAGATTGCGGAGGAAAGGGACATACTTGTGCTGGGAAAAATTCATGCAAAGGACAAGGTTGGAAAGGAACGTCTGAAAAAGAGTGTGCCGAAAAAGGCGGTAAATTCGTTAAAACGTAAGACTATTGGAAAATCAAACTTCCATATTTGGTGTTGGTCTCAGACGAGAGCATTATCCTTATCTTACGGAAAAACCAAATACAGACATAGATTGGTTTGAAGTAATCAGTGAAAATTATATGAACACTGAAGGACGACCTATGTCTGTATTGGAATCCATTCGTATGGATTATCCCATCACATGCCACGGTGTTGGTATGTCGTTGGGAAGTACAAATCAAATTGATCCGAATTACCTTAAAAAATTAAAACGATTGATTGAAAGATTGAATCCATTTCTCGTATCGGATCATTTAGCATGGAATAATTGGAACGGAACCAGATTACATGATTTAATTCCAATTCCTTTCCATGAAGAATCCTTAGAAATCATCGCAAATAATATTGATTATGTTCAAAATGAACTGCAAAGGAAAATTGCAATCGAAAATATCTCAGCATACTTCAGTTATACATCCTCCACAATGAACGAAGCGGAATTCTTAAAATCACTAACTGAAAAGACAGGGTGCTTAATTCTTTTGGACATAAATAATATTTATGTAAATGCAAAAAACTTTCAATTCGACCCATTAGATTTCATCAAAACAATCCCTAAAAACAGCATAGCTCAAATTCATTTAGCAGGGTTTACAGATATGGGAAATTTTCTATTTGATACTCATGCAGAGCCGGTGCATCCAGAAGTTTGGAATCTATTTGAAAAATCTTTAGACTTCCTTCCAAAAAATATCCCAATGATGATTGAATGGGATGAGAATGTTCCAGAGTTCCAAAGATTAGAGGAAGAACTGAACAAAGTAAGAATGATCACTCAAAGGAGAGGCAAAAATGAAGCTATCAGAACTTCAGAATTTATACTTGAATAGTATCTTATCAAACATAGATTCACCGTTCCAAAACCAAATCATGGCTTGCGGAAATTTGTCACTAGAAGAAGTTACATCGGTATATAAACAGGCGTATATTTACAGATTAAAAGAAGTAATGTATGATAATTTCGAATCTGTATTGTACGTATTAGGTGAACAATCTTTCGACTTAATAATTGAAAATTATATCAAACAGAATCACCATTTATCTTATGATTTGTCAAACTACGGCAAAAATTTCCCCGACTTCTTAACAAAATCATTTCCAGAATTACCTTTTTTAACAAATTTAGCTGAATTTGAAATACATTTCTCTGAATGTTTTCACAAAAAAGAAAATCAAATTTTTGAATTTTCTATAATAAGAAACCAAGAGGAGTTAGAAAATTCTGTTTTTGAATTTAGCGATTCGACAAAACTAATACAAAATCAATTCGCAGTTTACTCAATTTGGAAAAATAGAAAATCAAGTTCTCCGCCAGACCTTTCCAATCTGAATCATTCTGAACAACTTCTTTTATATAAACGAAATTCTAATCTTTATGTTCTATCACTTGAACCTGTTGAATTTTTCTTCATCGACTTACTACAAAAAGGCAAATCTATTGTAGCTGCATTAGAAAAAATCAGTTCACGTTTCGAATTGAGTCCCGAGATCGTTTCAGACCTTTTTGGAAAAATCTCCAGTTCAGGAATCGTAAAAAATATTATTATTAAAAATGATTATGCAACTTTGAATTTTTGATTTATTACTTTATGCAATCTACAATGACGAGCTGAATTCAAACTGTACGATCATTCATAGGAAAATAATCTTCGTTTAAAAGTATTTTTATTAATGATTCTTTATTAGAAAAGAACCAAATTGAATCTTTGGCCATTCTCCGAACCACGCATGATAATAAAAAATATAAATTCCAAATGATATACCGCATAAGATAAGAAAAACGGCTGTTTTGCGGAAGACCAAAAGATTTCCCATTTCCACGGTCATTTTCAAAACGATTTTTGTCAGTCTATCAATGATGGAAAACAAAAAGAAAAAAAGTAATAGAATCACACCCATACCGATTAAAGTCACAACGGGTTTTTCATATATGCTCGTAAGACCCAATACACGTCCGTTGATGATTGTTACAATCAAATCCACAGAAAGTATACAAATTAAGCGAAAATAAAAACCTAAAAAACGATGGAAAAGACTTGGTTTCGATGAAGAGGACATGGAATAAAATTTAAGAATTCAAACCGAGTTTGCAAGTATGATTTTTCGAAAATATGTATCAAAACCTAGAAATTGTAGGTTTGCCGATCTAAGTCTGACTTAGAATCAAATTATCAAACCGGAAGTTTTTGTAACAATATCTAACCTAACATCTGAAATGTTCTAGATTTATAAATATTGAATATCATATTTTGCCGGTAATGCAGTTTTTGATTCGTAAAACTTGTCTGATTTATTTCCTTTGTATTTCTTTTTCCCTCTTTGCCGAAGAACCTAGCAATGACAAAGAAGGTCGTAAAACCAAACCAGCCGGCCAAGAAATCAGAGATCGAAAATTTCAGATTCAAAACGACTTAATTGTAGAACCACCTCCAAAACCAGCCCCGCCAATCCCTTCAAAAGATTTTTCTCTCAAAAAGGAAGAAGGTGCAAAATATTTCACTTTCTATCCTGGTGTCCAAGCCAACTTAAGTGATTTAAAGATCGTATCTTCTACAGGTGGAAGAGCCGTTATGATGGATGACCAACGAATGGATCAAAATCTTTCCTTCCTTTATGATTTAAAATCACATGAATGGCAAGTAGGAGAAAATTGGGGTTTATTCATTCTAAATCGAAATGTTAATTTTCGCCAATCCAAACAAAAAATAACAGATATTACTGAAACAAATATGGCGAGTGAAGGAGAATCAGGTTCCTCTAATCGGTCTTCTCCAATTAAACAATATAAAAATCAAGACTTAGGAACGGAAACTTTTGGTAGTTATCATATGATACTTCCTGCAATTTATTACGGTCAAAAAGGTAACGATAAATTTAGAATTGGATTAGGGTTAGGATATTCAAAAGTCAACATACAAGGCACTGCCGATTTTAATGATGGGAATGGTTATTTTAATAACATAATGATATTTAGTGGAGGAAGAAACCTCGACGAAAAAATTGATAACATGGGTCGATATTCCTTATTGAACAATGGAAATATTGATGGAGATCCATACCGTGCCTACTTATTGTCAAATTTATCATATGGAAATAACTTAGAAGCACTTGGAGCTTATACATTAATCAAAGGAGATGTAAATCCAAAAACAATCAATCCATTGTTAGCTTTATACTACGCACAAGCCACAGGAAATAATTTAAGTCCACTTGAACTTTACGCTTTGTTAACCTTAGGAATCGGTAGAGTCAATTCCTCGACAAACTATGCAAAAAGTTTTTATTTTTTTTGGGAGATTCCTATTGGTGCAATCAATTGGCGTTTGGGATTAGGTGGACCTTTTTATGCACAAAACGGATACAAAATTTCTTTCACTACAGTTGAAATGTCTTTTTATATGCCGATCGAATTTTAAACACATAAAAGCTATGACATTTGTTATATTTTTCTATGTTCGTTCCCGATGAATAAAAAATCCAATGCTAAACCATTTCCATCTCTTTTAATTGTTTCGCATCACGAGCAGGAGAGGTTCCAAAAAAACGAGAGTATTCCCGATTGAATTGCGATGTACTTTCGTAACCTACATCTAAAGCGGCATCAGTCACCGAATAACCGCTATAGGTTAAAAGTTTCCTTGCTTCCAGAAGTCGTAACTGTTTTTGAAATTGAATCGGGCTTAAGCCCGTGATGGACTTGAATTGTCTATGAAAGGTTGTAATTCCCATACAAGCTCTATTCGCCAATTGATCGATTTCAAAACTATTTGTATAATTTTGTCTGACCCATTGGATCGCTTGGTGAATGCTCGATCCTTTT
This genomic stretch from Leptospira meyeri harbors:
- a CDS encoding DJ-1/PfpI family protein; translated protein: MKKVLLLLAKGFESFEASVFIDVIGWNLVDGDNSTKLYTCAFKKEVEGSFGVKLNADYQICEVNINEFDALAIPGGFEEYGFYEEAYHPEFLELIRHFDKQDKIIASICVGELPIAKSGVLNQRMATTYNHKESIRQNQLAKLGAIVQNSPIVIDKTSLQVGVQRQQ
- a CDS encoding SH3 domain-containing protein — protein: MLVPIRLKRNIILSAVVLALISCSSFPIGSGYTSKPNTIVYSKPDDKSTIVSELKKDSHFNIITYNYFKSNQKGKLWHKIKQENVVGYIEENVGDNSNSPTQLFLTTNEPIYGFVVASSLVLRSQPNTTSAAIEKLATKEIVSVIEEGKNSVIVNGKTGSWAKVKTKNNNVGFVFTPYLMLSKSPDNFVIGEDIESKEKGWAYTTTFPNTVYIKKHGKLYPVENDQVSENEFYLLDSRYITKDGKVFFHIYKQTGRKADWYSEIEVEYSTDCYISSNHVKVSDRYAVLYSQFKESDKKKRKLIEFLDQQSGEEIDPAKSDFYTFISKKEKYHVIITSTKSEFEDCRDCFYGDDYNLVFVFHEKDNQFKKIFSSGGSRSASFGETNKNFYITIATSPLPEGDESPSTIKSSKYKFNGTNFDLESEEKN
- a CDS encoding LA_2478/LA_2722/LA_4182 family protein, with protein sequence MKLLNILFPKLGEGTKRNVYNMRNWGNKRYTVSTNNYWRNIRNAYITIQVFIEDMENTIKSFMNAAANIRTTHKSRVTTNDMRTTNNGKTYLSLLKLNKKNRILSFFSILVVVTTVSCKKDKGIVNLEWQNESLSLTSEICAKYRECADKEWKSIPENLKKFTEGRLDEAQCQKRFRESNAYKLIGADPFAIQTAYKECHKQILLFSCKDLQEGKIETVPTCVAFQKIQNGN
- a CDS encoding flagellar motor protein MotB; translated protein: MRRRSRFLSKEEEHIEAHDRWLLTYADMITLLLGLFIILYAISKVDANRLTEVAKDIKRGFGLNVSSVGALLDGGSGILEDDTVEPKSQVFRLWERIGFALKTLREKAKLKLGLAETEELKLIFAGSDLASDDILKSDPDLKFAFEQLAILSKGMDIDIVVRVQIPYESQIDKSKFQNSWDYHSHRASLLAEKMVNEYGIPKEQVSVQGYAMFQKAKDSDTPEKKAKEERIEILIRKKETTENSK
- a CDS encoding FFLEELY motif protein; translated protein: MKHQLTEEVALARREIVRIQVDRFHLYYYDFFHRNETIGMAKFFFETVYNLDGKEEWETLAFTTYDKVKNMMKEGTRENVERLMELNKITDELDIQMAELLLTKGWESGKEISQEEYFSLFCELDQRDTRRKQLEVVLFNLKKFYELAHKPVSAYIIKPAAMMSRLLGVYPLFKKVEQGYYATLPVNQELFNEFYAIVQEKEWEFLHKAFPTLKEET
- a CDS encoding LIC13341 family surface-exposed protein, translating into MNLSILFRITVTLLFASVSFVSCSQKEVPSDSEIRQAVYGSDTGQVVRVLGQKQINLDETPEMETLVLFQSGTSEVLAAFRKDGSSWIFQWKLEFFLQNLGAMFYDAKLKTWVPGSAPGKERVSFAGDCLRRIVLSELPGDNFNSVFIEVLAEEPPLGLFSVPMGYRKGKKIWDGFQLKEHEELKRSKRVDFEYNNKDKSFRIFPTNPNYSQEFVFNGWEMIPNLPMQPVPSFVSLEVSPKFETGHESLVTLQLKNRGNYVSLTYLSLSFPEAGTVRLAGETQGVRLYKKGDIVFNVVQNKKIPADYPLLEVTKEGWANNFRYGVKFYYTPKESATPKILFRSTYKFYHEIVSIPNQFSIAPFERDQQGFPSYLLGLTAN
- a CDS encoding SH3 domain-containing protein, with the translated sequence MIQRIYKLIIFFSLTMCSSGKDVYISGNKVMLREKPSEKSKVILQLDRNTKVTVLEEISNDNSDYRHWSKVRSLNHSDGYVYSDYIFLNPESFPPGKNTIPQLGYDLNDGNLRIFDKKTSNLIDTIPVASHFQKVFKTEQKGHFLLIILENNEDVYEGIVYDLNLRRVLLKNLSKQIHMHMCYFESVSPQNLFLVFDAGTGFVRTKYVFDLSKSEFHVFDDMRMAFQWIAPKTFIFYATPKEGETNLPILKGDTILEEKRIWRNGNIYRTNTTRYTYQD
- a CDS encoding NrsF family protein; amino-acid sequence: MKTEELIKILTQDNKKVSPLKSPEHRFLVWTLISLLSMFVILFFSIIIRGQYNIPQFWGSNLALMAIFIFCGLVLFKRNIPGQQSRYDYLYYNLVLVIWFCYLVFSVSFLDRGLFLSLSEEFKNHGSSCVELVLLITMIPVILLNFYLKKGFIEPSILYQFSIYVLPFAFAQISISFFCPNETSTHILAWHNLALIPFYSLISFLGFKLIQIKD